One Nitrospirae bacterium CG2_30_53_67 genomic window carries:
- a CDS encoding acetolactate synthase large subunit: MKSSELFVKCLENEGVRYIFGLPGEENMDILDALFDSPIEFVCTRQEQGAAFMADVYGRLTGKAGVCLATLGPGATNLMTGVADAFLDRSPLVAITGQTGRELLHKESHQNIDIVQTFKQFTKWNARVGISRTIPEVVRKAFKVSETEKPGPCHIEIPEDVAAEEVEGEPLPVTGFKRPHTDHIVCRKAAEIIQQARRPILLAGNGVIRGRASDALRKFVEKTRIPVANTFMSKGVLPSESELSLSTIGLQSRDFISCGFDRADLIISVGYDFVEYAPSFWNRGKKPVVHIDFTPSEIDEYYIPQVEVIGDIAANLANMMNEIEPIEQDDFPRLLKTMVEDELKEYADDASFPLKPQKILYDIRRIMGREDILISDVGAHKMWIARIYPAEEPNTTLISNGFAAMGFALPGAVCAKLIHPERKVLAVCGDGGFLMSSHELETAVRMKLPFVILIFNDGKYGLIEWKQINRFGRTYGVSFGNPDFVQLARSFGAAGYRVQTAQELHPALKEAFAAKVPAVVDVPVDYRENINLTEKLGRLICYI, translated from the coding sequence ATGAAGTCATCAGAACTTTTTGTGAAGTGCCTGGAAAATGAAGGGGTCCGCTATATCTTCGGTCTGCCCGGCGAAGAGAATATGGATATCCTGGACGCCCTGTTTGACTCCCCGATTGAGTTTGTCTGCACCCGCCAGGAACAGGGCGCGGCCTTCATGGCCGATGTTTACGGGAGGCTGACCGGCAAGGCGGGGGTATGTCTCGCGACCCTCGGGCCCGGCGCCACCAACCTGATGACCGGCGTGGCGGATGCCTTCCTGGACCGGTCTCCCCTGGTGGCCATTACCGGGCAGACCGGCCGCGAACTCCTGCACAAGGAATCCCACCAGAATATCGATATTGTCCAGACGTTCAAGCAGTTCACCAAATGGAACGCCAGGGTGGGAATCTCCCGGACCATTCCGGAAGTCGTCCGCAAGGCCTTCAAGGTCTCGGAAACCGAGAAACCCGGTCCCTGCCATATCGAGATCCCCGAAGATGTCGCCGCTGAAGAGGTCGAGGGCGAACCCCTTCCGGTCACCGGTTTCAAGCGGCCCCATACCGATCACATCGTTTGCAGGAAGGCGGCAGAGATTATCCAGCAGGCCAGGAGGCCTATTCTCCTTGCAGGGAACGGGGTCATCCGGGGGCGGGCCTCGGATGCGCTCCGGAAGTTTGTGGAGAAGACGAGGATTCCCGTGGCCAACACCTTCATGAGCAAAGGGGTGCTCCCGTCGGAAAGCGAGCTTTCCCTCTCGACCATCGGGCTTCAGTCCAGGGACTTCATTTCCTGCGGTTTCGACCGGGCCGACCTGATCATCTCCGTGGGATACGATTTCGTGGAATACGCCCCTTCCTTCTGGAACAGGGGGAAGAAGCCCGTGGTTCATATTGACTTTACGCCGAGTGAAATCGATGAGTATTATATCCCCCAGGTCGAGGTGATAGGAGACATCGCCGCGAACCTGGCCAACATGATGAATGAAATCGAACCGATTGAGCAGGATGACTTCCCGAGGCTGCTCAAGACCATGGTGGAGGATGAACTCAAAGAGTACGCAGACGACGCATCCTTCCCCCTCAAGCCCCAGAAGATCCTTTACGACATCCGAAGGATCATGGGGAGAGAGGATATCCTGATCTCGGATGTGGGGGCGCACAAGATGTGGATTGCGAGGATCTATCCTGCTGAAGAACCCAATACCACGTTGATCTCCAATGGATTCGCCGCCATGGGATTCGCCCTCCCCGGCGCCGTCTGCGCCAAGCTGATTCACCCGGAAAGGAAGGTCCTCGCCGTCTGCGGAGACGGCGGTTTCCTGATGAGCAGCCATGAGTTGGAGACTGCGGTCCGGATGAAGCTCCCTTTTGTCATTCTGATCTTCAATGACGGGAAGTACGGCCTCATCGAATGGAAACAGATCAACCGATTCGGCCGAACCTACGGCGTCTCTTTCGGGAATCCCGACTTCGTACAGTTGGCGAGATCCTTCGGCGCGGCAGGATACCGCGTCCAGACGGCACAGGAACTCCATCCGGCGCTGAAAGAGGCGTTTGCGGCCAAGGTTCCCGCGGTCGTGGATGTCCCGGTGGACTATCGGGAGAATATCAATCTCACGGAGAAGCTGGGGAGGTTGATCTGTTATATATGA
- a CDS encoding MBL fold metallo-hydrolase, whose product MKSTEIKPGIFWVGVIDWGVRDFHGYVTPNGTTYNNYLILDEKVTLIDTVKENFSKTMLENIRNMVDPGKIEYVIINHIEPDHAGSLDKVMELAPKAVIFITSKGKQGLDRCYDTSRWTFKIVKSGDTLNTGRKTLMFLETPMLHWPDSMMTYVREDGLLISQDAFGQHYATSGRFDDEFLTCYSVYELEDSVKDYYANILMPFGSLIKAKIAEIQKLGLKIEMIAPDHGIIWRADPGKIINMYLDMAGGRADERVVIIYDTMWKSTALMTQPLMQGIQDENMEVKVIKLRATPMSIAIKEFWKARGSLFGTPTLNNIMFPSVAEFLAHLRGLRPKNRIVGAFGSFGWGGGGVKEAYAELKRMGLQMVEPGVEVRYRPGAEDESRCYEFGKDFARKVREYHRQF is encoded by the coding sequence ATGAAATCAACTGAAATCAAACCGGGGATCTTCTGGGTAGGCGTCATTGACTGGGGGGTCAGGGATTTCCACGGCTATGTGACCCCCAACGGAACCACCTACAACAACTACCTTATCCTGGATGAAAAAGTCACGCTCATTGACACGGTCAAGGAAAACTTTTCAAAGACGATGCTGGAGAATATCCGCAATATGGTTGATCCGGGCAAGATCGAGTATGTCATCATCAATCATATCGAACCGGACCATGCCGGCAGCCTGGACAAGGTCATGGAGCTTGCGCCCAAGGCCGTCATCTTTATTACATCCAAAGGGAAGCAGGGGCTGGACCGATGCTATGATACATCGCGCTGGACCTTCAAAATCGTCAAGAGCGGGGATACCCTGAACACCGGCAGGAAAACCCTCATGTTTCTGGAGACACCCATGCTCCACTGGCCCGATTCCATGATGACCTATGTCAGGGAAGACGGCCTTCTCATCAGCCAGGACGCCTTCGGGCAGCATTACGCCACGTCCGGCCGGTTCGACGACGAATTCTTAACCTGTTACTCGGTCTATGAACTCGAAGATTCGGTCAAGGACTACTATGCGAACATCCTCATGCCCTTCGGCTCCCTGATCAAGGCCAAGATCGCCGAGATCCAAAAGCTCGGGCTCAAGATCGAGATGATCGCCCCGGATCATGGAATCATCTGGAGGGCGGACCCCGGAAAAATCATCAACATGTATCTGGACATGGCCGGCGGCCGAGCGGACGAACGGGTGGTCATCATCTATGACACCATGTGGAAGAGCACAGCGCTCATGACCCAGCCTTTGATGCAGGGGATCCAGGATGAAAACATGGAGGTCAAGGTAATCAAGCTCAGGGCCACTCCCATGAGTATCGCCATCAAGGAGTTCTGGAAGGCGAGAGGATCTCTGTTCGGAACCCCCACGTTAAACAACATCATGTTCCCTTCGGTGGCCGAGTTCCTCGCTCACCTTCGTGGGTTGAGGCCCAAAAACAGGATCGTCGGGGCCTTCGGGAGCTTCGGATGGGGCGGAGGCGGCGTCAAAGAGGCCTATGCCGAGTTAAAGAGAATGGGCCTTCAGATGGTGGAGCCTGGAGTTGAGGTGCGCTACAGGCCCGGCGCTGAAGACGAATCGAGATGCTATGAATTCGGAAAGGACTTTGCCAGGAAGGTCAGGGAATACCATAGGCAGTTCTGA
- a CDS encoding rubredoxin: MRKWKCTVCGYIYDPDAGDPDSGIAAGTAFEDLPDDWRCPVCGAAKSEFELEE, from the coding sequence ATGAGAAAATGGAAGTGCACGGTCTGCGGCTATATCTACGATCCTGATGCAGGCGATCCTGACAGCGGAATCGCGGCTGGGACGGCCTTTGAAGATCTTCCGGATGATTGGCGCTGCCCGGTCTGCGGCGCCGCCAAGAGCGAGTTCGAACTGGAGGAATAA
- a CDS encoding rubredoxin → MRSYRCRMCDYVYDPDEGDMDSGIEPGTLFDELPTAWVCPACGAGREEFERL, encoded by the coding sequence ATGAGAAGCTATCGATGCAGGATGTGTGATTACGTGTATGATCCGGATGAAGGGGACATGGACAGCGGGATTGAGCCCGGCACCTTGTTCGATGAACTTCCCACAGCATGGGTCTGCCCCGCCTGCGGCGCCGGCCGGGAGGAATTCGAGAGGCTTTAG
- a CDS encoding 4Fe-4S ferredoxin: MPHKITDECILCGACLPECPEEAISEGDPKYIIDPKKCSDCGNCAEVCPTDACVPDE; encoded by the coding sequence ATGCCACACAAGATTACCGATGAATGCATTCTCTGCGGCGCCTGTCTCCCTGAATGTCCCGAAGAGGCGATCTCCGAGGGGGATCCCAAGTACATCATTGATCCGAAAAAATGCTCGGATTGCGGAAACTGCGCAGAGGTCTGCCCGACTGATGCCTGTGTTCCGGACGAATGA